A stretch of Pseudomonas sp. CCC3.1 DNA encodes these proteins:
- a CDS encoding LysR family transcriptional regulator, giving the protein MNPYEDMRIFCQVMDSGSFTAAAEQLGLSKQFVSRRLMQLEQRLGVRLLNRSTRRLDVTPLGQTYYESALRLLSEVEHMEQGIAGQTSELRGIIRLSAPLSFAITHLGELLPEFLQINRLVTVEVDLSDRAVDLLSEGYDLALRIGVLEDSTLIARRLSRIARVYCASPAYLAERGTPLTPEALHSHDCLPYGHGRQVQWRFVVQGKAVLINVTGRMRVNNGELLKDAAIAGMGITYLPTFIVQGALQAGQLVPVLEDFCPEPLQLSAVYPQHRQGARPVQALIEFLRERLQLR; this is encoded by the coding sequence ATGAACCCTTACGAAGACATGCGAATTTTCTGTCAGGTCATGGACTCTGGCAGTTTTACCGCTGCTGCCGAGCAGTTGGGGCTGTCCAAACAGTTCGTCAGCCGTCGATTGATGCAGCTTGAACAACGGCTGGGTGTGCGCTTGCTCAATCGCTCGACCCGGCGACTGGATGTCACGCCGTTGGGCCAGACCTATTACGAATCGGCGTTGCGCCTGCTCAGTGAAGTCGAACACATGGAGCAGGGGATTGCCGGGCAAACCAGCGAGTTGCGCGGCATCATTCGTTTGAGTGCGCCGCTGTCGTTTGCAATCACTCATTTGGGTGAGTTGCTGCCCGAATTTTTGCAAATCAACCGCCTTGTCACCGTGGAAGTCGACCTCAGCGACCGCGCAGTCGACTTGCTCAGCGAGGGCTACGACCTGGCATTGCGCATTGGGGTTCTGGAAGACTCGACCCTGATTGCTCGCCGCCTCAGCCGTATCGCTCGGGTCTATTGTGCGAGCCCTGCGTACCTGGCGGAACGCGGCACCCCCCTGACGCCCGAAGCGCTGCACAGCCATGACTGCTTGCCCTACGGCCACGGGCGTCAGGTGCAATGGCGTTTTGTGGTGCAGGGCAAAGCGGTGTTGATCAATGTCACGGGCCGGATGCGCGTCAACAACGGTGAGTTGCTCAAGGATGCGGCGATTGCCGGAATGGGGATCACCTACCTGCCGACGTTTATCGTGCAGGGTGCTTTGCAGGCTGGGCAACTGGTGCCGGTGCTGGAGGACTTTTGCCCCGAGCCGCTGCAACTGTCGGCGGTGTATCCGCAGCATCGCCAGGGGGCACGGCCCGTGCAGGCGTTGATCGAGTTTTTGCGTGAGCGCCTGCAACTGCGTTGA